In the Aneurinibacillus soli genome, one interval contains:
- a CDS encoding helix-turn-helix domain-containing protein, producing the protein MHSINLNIGKNFKRIRTERNLSLDKMSELTGVSKAMLGQIERGESNPTITTLWKIASGLHISFSSLLAEDTPLVTLVDARTIDPVVENDEKYRVYPLFPFHPKKQFEIFSLVLEPGGSHESEGHTTGVEEYVIVGSGTLEFVMEQEIYHVTQGSALHFQADRPHCYRNAGTSPVICSVIIHYPH; encoded by the coding sequence CCATCAACCTTAATATCGGAAAGAACTTCAAACGAATCCGAACAGAACGAAACCTTAGTTTAGATAAAATGAGTGAACTAACCGGTGTAAGCAAAGCGATGTTAGGTCAAATCGAACGGGGAGAATCAAACCCGACTATCACAACACTATGGAAAATCGCTAGTGGACTCCACATCTCCTTTTCTTCTTTACTGGCAGAAGACACGCCACTGGTCACACTCGTTGATGCCCGTACCATTGATCCTGTTGTCGAAAACGACGAGAAATATCGGGTATATCCGTTATTTCCTTTCCATCCGAAAAAACAATTTGAAATTTTTTCGCTTGTTCTTGAACCAGGGGGCAGCCATGAATCGGAAGGACACACTACAGGGGTAGAAGAATACGTTATCGTTGGTTCTGGTACGTTAGAATTTGTTATGGAACAGGAGATCTATCATGTGACGCAAGGCAGTGCTCTTCATTTTCAAGCAGATCGACCGCATTGTTATCGAAATGCAGGTACATCTCCTGTCATTTGTTCCGTAATCATTCATTACCCGCATTAA
- a CDS encoding AzlC family ABC transporter permease — protein sequence MQENIHLKTYEMNQDNGSFLQGVKDCVPTILGYLSIGFAAGVIEKTAGLSLLETALLSLILYAGSAQFIAAGMIAADGSATAIIFTIFFVNLRHLLLSAAVSPYFRHLSPTRNMLIGSLLTDESFGVAMNRAVHESAISERWMHGLNITAYINWFIANMAGAFFGRWITHPEQLGLDFALPAMFIGLLVLQMAGRNQIVRDSIVAISAVVIAVGATLVFSGSIGIIVATVLAATIGMVIEKWM from the coding sequence ATGCAAGAAAATATTCATCTGAAAACGTACGAAATGAACCAGGACAATGGAAGCTTCCTTCAGGGGGTAAAAGACTGTGTCCCAACCATATTAGGTTACTTAAGTATCGGATTTGCAGCAGGAGTGATCGAAAAGACCGCAGGACTTAGCTTACTTGAAACCGCACTACTTAGTTTGATTTTGTATGCGGGTTCCGCTCAGTTTATTGCAGCGGGTATGATTGCAGCCGACGGATCAGCGACAGCGATTATTTTCACCATTTTCTTTGTTAATCTTAGACATCTTTTGTTAAGCGCGGCTGTATCTCCATACTTTCGTCATTTGTCCCCAACGAGAAATATGCTGATTGGTTCTTTGCTTACGGATGAGTCCTTTGGAGTAGCCATGAACCGCGCTGTACATGAAAGTGCCATCAGCGAGCGGTGGATGCACGGGCTAAATATCACCGCTTATATAAATTGGTTTATTGCCAACATGGCAGGTGCTTTTTTCGGACGATGGATTACCCATCCAGAACAGCTCGGTCTTGACTTTGCGCTGCCTGCGATGTTTATTGGGCTTCTCGTTCTGCAAATGGCGGGACGTAATCAAATCGTACGAGATAGTATCGTGGCCATCAGCGCGGTTGTGATCGCTGTAGGTGCAACTCTTGTTTTCTCGGGAAGCATCGGCATCATTGTAGCAACTGTTCTGGCAGCAACCATTGGGATGGTGATTGAGAAATGGATGTAA
- a CDS encoding AzlD domain-containing protein has translation MDVRWPIFLIIIGSALVTFVPRVLPLMVLSRIQLPDWAMRWLHYIPIAVMASLVGQELFMSNGKLSPLTTNVELVAALPTFIVAGMTRSLLGTVVTGLVSIIIIRFIF, from the coding sequence ATGGATGTAAGATGGCCTATTTTTCTCATTATTATCGGATCAGCACTTGTTACATTTGTCCCTCGAGTTCTTCCGTTAATGGTACTCAGCCGCATTCAATTACCGGACTGGGCCATGCGTTGGTTACATTACATCCCGATTGCGGTTATGGCTTCTTTAGTCGGACAGGAATTGTTTATGTCTAACGGGAAACTGTCACCGCTTACGACAAATGTTGAACTGGTAGCTGCACTCCCGACTTTTATCGTGGCTGGCATGACACGCAGTTTGCTAGGGACTGTAGTCACAGGTCTTGTTTCTATCATAATCATACGGTTCATTTTTTGA
- a CDS encoding cell wall hydrolase: MKKRKLSLLLTLSLLTSAAPTVGLAASSAVTINGKTVQTETLMQNDTMLVPARFFMNTGVVVQWSEAYQAVVLTKGNITISLPSQQSYADVLVHPGTTWHRDQLPVVTTDRKDGTYIPLRYAAETLGMTVWYDAESQSASVHTNSSGPVKILESTPSPEAKDPAMHWLYQLTEAEAGGESLQGKIAVAASVLNRVKTPGWPKSVKDVIFEVAHVNGSDYYQYSPVLDKRIYNVTPSQETIKAVNLALHGTDPSKQAVIFYNPEKTANQWVRSREVTTVIGDHVFAK; the protein is encoded by the coding sequence ATGAAGAAAAGAAAACTCAGCCTATTACTCACACTTTCATTATTGACTAGTGCAGCACCAACAGTAGGATTGGCAGCATCTTCTGCTGTAACCATCAATGGGAAAACCGTCCAAACAGAAACGTTGATGCAGAACGATACAATGCTCGTTCCGGCCCGATTTTTCATGAATACCGGGGTTGTGGTTCAGTGGAGCGAGGCCTATCAGGCAGTCGTACTTACAAAAGGTAACATCACAATCAGTTTGCCATCGCAACAATCATATGCGGACGTGCTCGTACATCCAGGAACAACGTGGCACCGCGACCAGTTGCCTGTCGTCACAACCGACCGCAAAGATGGAACATACATACCGCTTCGCTACGCTGCGGAAACACTCGGCATGACCGTCTGGTATGATGCTGAAAGTCAGTCTGCTTCGGTTCATACGAATTCTTCAGGACCGGTTAAAATACTAGAATCAACACCGTCACCTGAAGCAAAAGATCCAGCTATGCACTGGCTGTATCAGTTGACAGAAGCAGAAGCTGGGGGAGAGTCACTCCAGGGGAAAATAGCAGTCGCTGCTTCCGTGCTGAATCGTGTCAAAACACCTGGCTGGCCGAAATCTGTAAAGGACGTTATATTTGAAGTGGCACATGTTAATGGTTCTGACTATTACCAGTACTCACCTGTGCTTGATAAGCGTATTTATAATGTAACACCGTCTCAAGAAACCATTAAGGCTGTCAATCTCGCGTTGCACGGGACAGACCCAAGCAAACAGGCTGTTATCTTCTACAATCCTGAAAAGACAGCGAACCAGTGGGTGCGTAGCCGTGAAGTTACCACAGTCATTGGGGATCATGTCTTCGCTAAATAA
- a CDS encoding MarR family winged helix-turn-helix transcriptional regulator: MPTDQVITNFMQALRRMLRASQQILNRDANIYNLTIPQVRVLHALYTSGSKSLAELSKQIDTSISSTSGVIDRLERMELVIRTRDKEDRRKVWITLSDSCRTLMERFPISQAEVLRPYFAKEEEETFIDLTHQLLGLAERMEQDILNKKSKGETE, encoded by the coding sequence ATGCCCACAGATCAAGTCATTACGAATTTCATGCAGGCACTGCGTCGAATGTTGCGTGCTTCCCAGCAAATTTTGAACAGGGATGCAAATATATACAACTTAACCATCCCGCAGGTCCGCGTTCTCCATGCACTGTATACGAGCGGTTCGAAGTCGCTTGCAGAATTGAGTAAACAGATTGATACGTCTATCAGTTCAACTAGTGGGGTAATCGATCGACTAGAACGCATGGAGCTAGTGATACGAACACGTGATAAAGAGGACAGACGCAAAGTCTGGATTACACTCAGTGATTCATGTCGAACTTTAATGGAAAGATTTCCGATATCACAGGCGGAAGTTTTGCGCCCGTATTTTGCAAAAGAAGAGGAAGAAACGTTTATTGACTTAACACATCAGCTGCTCGGACTAGCCGAACGAATGGAACAAGATATCCTAAACAAGAAAAGCAAAGGAGAGACCGAATGA
- a CDS encoding efflux RND transporter periplasmic adaptor subunit — translation MKRMVSSIAAMLVVLLLVGGIFYMINNRSNYLATDNARITADLQPVGAAAAGKLQAWNVNVGDAVTQGDALGTETTGTATTHVSITAPLTGTVIQTNATAGQIIAPGQPLAMIADLSKMHVSAYIDEDAISDVRIGQQVDVYVDADPTLTLNGHVSSIGQTAGAFLNPSVVSSGTNRDSKQTQRVPVTITVDNLQTNGIVPGMNASIRIHK, via the coding sequence ATGAAACGAATGGTGAGCAGCATTGCTGCTATGCTCGTTGTATTGCTACTTGTAGGTGGAATATTTTATATGATCAACAATCGTTCCAATTATCTTGCGACGGATAATGCTCGCATCACAGCTGATCTACAGCCAGTAGGGGCAGCGGCGGCGGGTAAACTGCAGGCCTGGAACGTGAATGTCGGAGATGCGGTAACGCAAGGAGACGCGCTTGGTACCGAGACAACCGGAACAGCAACAACACACGTATCCATTACAGCACCGCTAACCGGAACCGTCATTCAGACGAACGCGACGGCCGGACAAATCATAGCACCTGGGCAACCACTGGCCATGATCGCGGATCTGTCTAAAATGCATGTCTCTGCCTATATTGATGAAGATGCCATTTCAGATGTCCGTATCGGCCAGCAGGTTGATGTATATGTAGATGCCGATCCCACTCTCACCTTAAATGGACACGTGAGCAGTATTGGTCAGACAGCAGGAGCATTCCTGAATCCAAGCGTAGTATCTAGCGGTACAAATCGCGACTCCAAGCAAACGCAGCGGGTGCCGGTTACCATTACGGTAGACAATTTGCAAACTAACGGGATTGTGCCAGGGATGAACGCATCCAT